In Nitrosospira briensis C-128, a genomic segment contains:
- a CDS encoding SPOR domain-containing protein yields MAKTVSEEEIQLRKRARRRLVGAITLVVTAVVILPMVLDSKPEQRSHEIDIRIPSEDSVEELAPEVALRTEAPARTVPEKLETGIGQEEPVVSEPSVKPAQAANESIEKPAANSMDSKGESGTGNAKATVPATAATVFVVQLGAFSDPGKARQQLQSVTSKDSRSKAYTETLKVDSGTEKGEITRVRVGPFDTREEAERTREKLKKLGFDGVVAEK; encoded by the coding sequence ATGGCAAAGACCGTCAGCGAAGAAGAGATTCAGCTAAGGAAACGCGCCAGAAGACGTCTCGTCGGCGCAATTACACTGGTGGTCACTGCGGTTGTCATTCTGCCGATGGTGCTCGATAGCAAACCGGAGCAGAGAAGTCACGAAATTGACATTCGCATACCATCTGAAGACTCGGTGGAAGAGCTCGCACCCGAGGTCGCCCTTCGTACAGAAGCACCGGCCAGGACTGTTCCAGAAAAATTGGAAACCGGAATAGGTCAGGAAGAGCCGGTAGTCTCCGAGCCATCAGTAAAGCCTGCCCAAGCCGCGAATGAATCGATAGAGAAACCGGCGGCGAACAGCATGGATTCCAAAGGTGAATCGGGAACGGGAAATGCAAAAGCTACCGTTCCTGCCACTGCCGCTACTGTATTCGTAGTGCAATTGGGCGCTTTTTCCGATCCGGGCAAAGCTAGGCAGCAGCTGCAGAGCGTGACATCGAAGGACAGCAGGTCCAAGGCCTATACGGAAACACTGAAGGTCGACAGCGGCACTGAAAAGGGCGAGATAACGCGTGTTCGGGTAGGACCGTTTGATACGCGTGAGGAGGCGGAGCGTACGCGTGAGAAACTGAAGAAACTTGGATTCGATGGCGTAGTCGCGGAGAAGTAG
- a CDS encoding nuclear transport factor 2 family protein, translating to MKMLDFPLINALMAVAVLLLSNPAALADENDTVAKLYKQGNFAKALEQADAYLALKPKDAQMRFQKGLILTEQNKTADAIGIFSSLAEEYPDLPEPYNNLAVLYAGQGQYDKAKGALEAAIRTHPSYATAHENLGDVYAKMASQAYGKALQLDKGNAAAQTKLAMIKDLFTGRPKEIQTASSPSVSSAPATGAPAIAMEKVPEKRGEKTVEKSEKPTAGKTASAEQSGPKVQPAVPDESDEVIKTIEAWAKAWSDKNVAAYLAFYASSFRPQGGSSHAAWEKTRRERIGKPKSIQVAITNPKVNLIDTTHARVSFKQSYHSDAIRSNTTKTLELVKTGEKWLIQQERAGR from the coding sequence ATGAAAATGCTGGATTTTCCCCTCATAAACGCATTAATGGCAGTTGCCGTGCTGCTGCTGTCGAATCCCGCTGCGCTTGCCGATGAGAACGATACAGTTGCCAAACTCTACAAGCAGGGCAATTTCGCCAAGGCGCTGGAGCAAGCAGATGCTTACCTCGCCCTCAAGCCAAAGGATGCACAGATGCGCTTCCAGAAAGGCCTGATACTGACTGAACAAAATAAGACCGCGGACGCCATCGGTATATTCTCTTCACTCGCAGAAGAATACCCGGATCTGCCGGAGCCATACAATAACCTCGCGGTGCTCTATGCCGGCCAGGGCCAGTATGACAAAGCCAAGGGTGCGCTCGAAGCGGCGATACGCACCCACCCCAGCTATGCGACTGCGCATGAGAATCTGGGGGACGTATATGCAAAGATGGCAAGTCAGGCATATGGCAAGGCATTGCAACTGGACAAGGGTAACGCCGCTGCGCAAACCAAGCTTGCGATGATCAAGGACTTGTTTACAGGGAGACCTAAAGAAATACAAACTGCATCTTCCCCATCTGTTTCCTCTGCGCCGGCAACTGGCGCTCCCGCAATAGCCATGGAGAAAGTTCCGGAAAAAAGAGGGGAAAAAACTGTAGAAAAGTCGGAAAAACCAACAGCCGGGAAGACCGCCTCTGCGGAACAATCGGGGCCGAAAGTCCAACCCGCTGTTCCGGACGAATCGGATGAGGTTATCAAGACGATAGAGGCCTGGGCCAAAGCCTGGTCCGATAAGAATGTCGCGGCCTATCTGGCATTCTACGCGAGCAGTTTCCGTCCTCAGGGCGGTTCGTCGCATGCGGCATGGGAAAAAACCCGCCGAGAACGCATCGGAAAACCAAAATCTATCCAGGTCGCCATTACCAACCCCAAAGTAAACTTGATCGATACCACGCACGCAAGGGTAAGTTTCAAGCAATCGTACCACTCCGATGCAATCAGGAGTAATACAACCAAGACACTTGAGCTGGTCAAGACAGGGGAAAAATGGCTGATACAGCAGGAGCGAGCCGGGCGATGA
- a CDS encoding M48 family metallopeptidase, with translation MSTFRILTAISISLWLAALTGCATTTSGGAVGANRSQLMLISSEQLEQTAAQGYTKLKSDATQQGALNKDPKLLQRVQAIARRIEPQTGVFRKDAPGWKWEVNIIDSKELNAFCMPGGKIMFYSGLINQLQLNDAEIAVVMGHEIAHALREHSREQVSQAIAAQTAMGLGAAAFGLSQNATTLANVGYQALVATHFSRTDEAEADRIGLELTARAGYNPRAGVTLWQKMMNANSGGQLPEFLSSHPTDSSRVQQIESLLPSVMPLYEATLH, from the coding sequence ATGTCCACTTTTCGAATTCTTACAGCAATATCGATCAGTCTTTGGTTAGCTGCGCTAACGGGATGTGCAACCACCACCTCGGGTGGTGCGGTCGGCGCGAACCGCTCTCAACTGATGCTGATATCTTCAGAGCAACTGGAGCAAACGGCCGCACAAGGTTATACCAAGCTGAAATCGGACGCAACGCAACAAGGTGCGTTGAACAAGGATCCGAAACTGCTGCAGCGGGTGCAGGCAATAGCCCGCCGTATCGAACCGCAGACTGGTGTATTCCGCAAGGATGCCCCCGGGTGGAAGTGGGAGGTCAATATCATAGACAGCAAGGAACTCAATGCCTTTTGCATGCCTGGCGGCAAGATCATGTTTTATTCCGGACTGATCAATCAGCTTCAACTCAACGATGCGGAAATTGCAGTGGTGATGGGGCATGAAATCGCCCACGCCTTGCGTGAACATTCACGTGAGCAGGTGTCGCAGGCAATCGCGGCGCAGACCGCGATGGGTCTGGGCGCCGCGGCATTTGGGCTCAGCCAGAATGCCACCACTCTCGCCAACGTCGGTTATCAGGCCCTGGTCGCAACGCATTTTAGCCGTACCGACGAGGCCGAGGCAGACCGCATCGGGCTGGAATTGACCGCACGTGCAGGCTATAACCCGCGCGCCGGTGTTACGTTGTGGCAAAAAATGATGAATGCCAACAGTGGCGGCCAGCTTCCCGAATTCCTGAGCAGCCATCCTACGGACTCGAGCCGAGTCCAGCAGATTGAATCGTTGTTACCGAGCGTCATGCCCCTCTATGAAGCCACGCTTCACTGA
- the accD gene encoding acetyl-CoA carboxylase, carboxyltransferase subunit beta — translation MSWFQKLLPPKIKRKVSGEKKAVPEGLWSKCASCEAVLYYSDLGNNLNVCPKCNHHNRISARVRLDLFLDAEGRHEIGAEVQSLDPLKFKDNKRYIDRLSEAKRDTDENDALVVMQGSVKTVPLVAAAFEFGFMGGSMGSAVGERFVRAVQTCVEQHVAFVCFAASGGARMQEGLLSLMQMAKTTAVLTQLSQERLPFISVLTDPTMGGVSASFAFIGDVVIAEPGALIGFAGPRVIEQTVRQTLPEGFQRAEFLLEHGAIDMIVDRRLMRDKVANLCSLLMRVSPPAT, via the coding sequence ATGAGCTGGTTCCAGAAACTTCTTCCCCCAAAAATAAAACGCAAGGTAAGCGGCGAAAAAAAGGCCGTGCCTGAGGGATTGTGGAGCAAGTGCGCATCTTGCGAAGCAGTGCTTTATTACTCTGATCTGGGTAACAATCTAAATGTCTGCCCCAAGTGCAATCATCACAACCGCATTTCTGCCCGGGTGCGTCTTGATTTATTCCTGGATGCCGAAGGCCGTCATGAGATCGGCGCGGAAGTGCAATCGCTTGACCCGCTTAAATTCAAGGATAACAAGCGTTATATCGACAGGTTATCGGAAGCGAAAAGAGATACGGATGAAAATGACGCCCTCGTGGTCATGCAGGGCAGCGTCAAAACCGTACCCCTGGTTGCAGCGGCATTCGAATTCGGTTTCATGGGGGGCTCGATGGGCTCGGCGGTAGGTGAGCGCTTCGTGCGTGCGGTGCAAACATGCGTCGAGCAACATGTGGCTTTTGTATGCTTCGCCGCCAGTGGCGGCGCGCGCATGCAGGAAGGCTTGCTGTCATTGATGCAGATGGCTAAAACAACAGCGGTTCTGACTCAACTGAGCCAGGAGCGGCTACCTTTCATCTCGGTATTGACAGACCCCACCATGGGTGGGGTGTCGGCCAGTTTTGCCTTCATCGGTGACGTGGTAATCGCCGAGCCAGGAGCATTGATCGGATTCGCAGGGCCGCGCGTTATCGAGCAGACTGTGCGGCAAACCCTGCCGGAAGGGTTTCAACGTGCCGAATTCCTGCTGGAACACGGTGCTATAGACATGATTGTAGATCGCCGGCTCATGCGCGATAAGGTTGCCAACCTATGTTCGCTGCTGATGCGCGTTTCTCCGCCGGCAACTTGA
- the folC gene encoding bifunctional tetrahydrofolate synthase/dihydrofolate synthase, whose translation MSKPDTKSRTLSDWLNWLERIHPKSIEMGLDRINRVKAGLNLACSFPIITVGGTNGKGSTCAMMEAILTRAGYRVGCYTSPHLLRYNERVRVNRKEASDDELCNAFQIVESARLDSGIPLTYFEFGTLAAMQLFKQAEVEVAIMEVGLGGRLDAVNIFDADCAVITSVDFDHMDYLGTTREEIGFEKAGIFRNGKTAICSEPDIPETVRLHAEAIGANLMHIGEHFGYSTSATGWSFWGNGGKRHSLPYPALRGAYQLRNASACLAALDAVKDSLPITMGDVRQGLLEVVWPGRFQVLPGRPVTVLDVAHNPGAARALATGLDSMGRHQKTYAVFAMLKDKDIAGVARALAAKVDVWLTASIDMPRGAAAGDVARALKEAGVGEETIQSFPDPAAAYAFACEHATVNDRICVFGSFHTVAEVLRYRNAVEHG comes from the coding sequence ATGAGCAAACCCGATACAAAATCCAGAACGCTTTCCGATTGGCTGAACTGGCTTGAACGTATCCATCCGAAGTCCATCGAGATGGGACTGGACAGGATAAATCGGGTGAAGGCGGGCTTGAATCTTGCATGTTCCTTTCCCATCATCACGGTCGGGGGCACTAACGGCAAAGGGTCGACATGTGCCATGATGGAGGCGATTCTTACCCGCGCCGGGTATCGCGTTGGCTGTTACACTTCTCCGCACTTGCTGCGTTATAACGAGCGCGTGCGGGTGAACCGAAAGGAAGCCAGCGATGACGAGTTATGTAATGCTTTTCAAATAGTGGAATCGGCCCGGCTTGACAGCGGTATTCCTCTGACCTATTTTGAGTTTGGCACACTGGCCGCAATGCAACTATTCAAACAGGCCGAAGTGGAAGTCGCGATCATGGAAGTGGGACTGGGCGGCCGGTTGGACGCAGTCAATATTTTTGATGCTGATTGTGCGGTTATCACCAGTGTTGACTTCGATCATATGGATTATCTGGGTACCACTCGGGAGGAAATTGGATTTGAGAAGGCCGGAATTTTCAGAAACGGAAAGACTGCTATTTGCTCGGAACCGGATATTCCCGAGACCGTACGGCTTCACGCAGAAGCGATTGGCGCGAATTTGATGCACATCGGCGAGCACTTCGGTTACTCGACCAGCGCAACCGGATGGAGTTTCTGGGGAAATGGGGGCAAGCGTCATTCGCTGCCCTACCCGGCATTGCGGGGCGCTTATCAGTTGCGCAACGCCAGCGCCTGTCTTGCTGCGCTGGATGCGGTAAAGGATAGCTTGCCGATTACCATGGGCGATGTACGCCAGGGACTATTGGAAGTTGTCTGGCCAGGCCGGTTTCAGGTGTTACCCGGCCGTCCTGTGACGGTACTGGATGTGGCACACAATCCGGGCGCCGCGCGCGCCTTGGCTACCGGCCTCGACAGCATGGGCCGCCATCAAAAGACTTATGCGGTATTTGCAATGCTCAAAGATAAGGATATTGCCGGTGTGGCGCGGGCACTTGCGGCAAAAGTCGATGTATGGCTGACAGCGAGCATCGATATGCCACGTGGGGCTGCAGCTGGTGACGTGGCGCGGGCTCTGAAGGAGGCAGGTGTGGGTGAGGAGACAATTCAGAGTTTTCCGGACCCGGCCGCAGCATATGCATTTGCCTGTGAGCACGCAACCGTAAATGATAGAATCTGTGTTTTTGGCTCATTCCATACCGTGGCCGAAGTGTTGCGGTACCGGAACGCGGTTGAGCACGGTTAG
- a CDS encoding L,D-transpeptidase family protein encodes MADTAGASRAMRSAGPAFPKHIRSGTTTATAGVIVAFGFLAFGALASDHSALPELSITGPETMLVKSMQEIAESRMDSALSGVEQVLKTNPNFRLAHLIKGDLLLARSRPISNIGDTAGVSQQNIADLRDEARARLLRHQEPVPPNMAPKYLVQMPPEQKYAIVADTGKSRLYIYQNVGGQPRYLADYYISSGKNGTQKLKEGDKKTPVGVYFVTANVPREKLTDFYGGGAFPLNYPNEWDKRHGRSGFGIWLHGTPSDTYSRPPRASDGCVVLANQDLRSVGAALQVGITPVIISNEVEWVKSGAETALRSKLVQHLEKWRRDWEGGNTEAYIGHYGRDFFSGGQSLAEWSRHKRQVNTAKNWIKVKISNIGIFLYPGRDDLVVVNFDQEYSSSNLSNKMKKRQYWMREQKNGPWKIIYEGTA; translated from the coding sequence ATGGCTGATACAGCAGGAGCGAGCCGGGCGATGAGATCGGCCGGTCCGGCTTTCCCCAAGCACATTCGATCAGGTACAACCACGGCTACCGCCGGCGTCATAGTCGCGTTTGGTTTCCTGGCCTTTGGCGCATTGGCGAGCGATCACTCGGCCTTGCCGGAACTATCGATCACCGGCCCGGAAACCATGCTGGTCAAAAGCATGCAGGAAATTGCGGAGAGCCGTATGGATTCCGCTTTAAGCGGAGTCGAGCAAGTGCTCAAGACCAATCCGAATTTTCGGCTTGCTCACCTGATTAAAGGTGACCTGCTACTGGCTCGTTCTCGCCCGATCAGTAATATTGGTGATACTGCCGGGGTCTCGCAGCAGAACATTGCCGATTTACGCGATGAAGCACGAGCCCGGCTGCTGCGTCACCAGGAACCCGTTCCACCTAACATGGCGCCGAAATATCTTGTGCAAATGCCGCCGGAACAAAAATATGCAATTGTTGCCGACACTGGGAAATCCCGGCTGTACATTTATCAGAATGTAGGTGGCCAACCTCGTTACCTTGCCGATTATTACATCAGCAGCGGCAAGAATGGAACTCAGAAACTGAAGGAAGGAGACAAGAAAACTCCGGTCGGTGTATATTTTGTTACCGCCAATGTGCCTCGCGAGAAACTCACCGATTTTTATGGAGGGGGCGCATTTCCCCTCAATTACCCCAACGAATGGGACAAGCGGCATGGACGAAGTGGTTTTGGCATCTGGCTCCACGGCACGCCATCGGACACCTATAGTCGGCCACCCCGTGCCAGCGATGGTTGCGTCGTGCTGGCCAATCAGGATTTACGTAGCGTAGGTGCGGCGCTGCAAGTCGGGATAACACCCGTGATTATCAGCAACGAAGTAGAATGGGTAAAATCCGGTGCCGAAACTGCTTTGCGCAGCAAACTGGTACAACATCTGGAAAAGTGGCGGCGCGATTGGGAAGGTGGAAACACCGAGGCGTATATCGGCCATTACGGCCGGGATTTTTTCAGCGGTGGTCAGAGCCTGGCTGAATGGTCGCGGCACAAGCGCCAAGTTAATACTGCCAAGAATTGGATCAAAGTGAAAATCAGCAATATCGGCATCTTTCTTTATCCTGGACGAGACGATCTGGTGGTGGTCAATTTCGATCAGGAATATTCCAGCAGCAACCTTTCCAACAAAATGAAGAAACGTCAGTACTGGATGAGGGAGCAAAAAAATGGTCCCTGGAAGATCATTTATGAAGGCACAGCCTAG
- the purF gene encoding amidophosphoribosyltransferase gives MCGILGLVAQTAVNQLLYDGLLVLQHRGQDAAGIVTAQGNTFHMHKGGGLVRDVFRTRNMRALLGNMGIGHVRYPTAGSAESSAEAQPFYVNSPFGIVLGHNGNLTNAAQLNDELFREDLRHVNTSSDSEVLLNVLAHELQRSTKNHQLDLAAIFDAVSGVHRRCRGAYAVVAMISGYGLLAFRDPYGIRPLVFGSAETEHGMEYLVASESVALDTLGFKLVRDVAPGEAIFIDENGNFHNKQCAANPTQNPCIFEYVYMARPDSVMDGISVYETRLNMGESLADKIAATMRHLDIDVVIPIPDSSRPSALQLANRLGVSFREGFVKNRYIGRTFIMPGQQQRRKSVRQKLNAMSVEFRGKNVLLVDDSIVRGTTSLEIVQMAQEAGAHKVFFASAAPPVRFPNVYGIDMPTRRELIATGRNEDEICHEIGADHLVYQDLDSLVKDVCRVNPSITHYETSCFDGRYITGDVTPEYLALLEAQRDGGAPLSRSRSSTQLDLNLVAID, from the coding sequence ATGTGTGGAATTCTGGGCTTAGTCGCACAAACAGCCGTCAACCAGTTGCTGTACGACGGCTTGCTGGTACTCCAGCACCGCGGACAGGATGCAGCCGGCATCGTTACTGCCCAAGGTAATACTTTCCACATGCACAAGGGTGGCGGCCTGGTCCGCGATGTGTTCCGTACCCGCAACATGCGTGCTTTGCTTGGTAACATGGGCATTGGTCATGTGAGATATCCCACCGCTGGCTCCGCTGAATCGTCGGCTGAGGCACAGCCGTTCTATGTGAACTCCCCGTTCGGAATCGTACTTGGGCACAACGGCAATCTCACGAATGCAGCCCAACTCAATGATGAGTTGTTTCGTGAAGATTTGCGCCACGTCAATACCAGTTCCGATTCGGAAGTGCTTCTCAACGTACTCGCCCATGAGTTGCAAAGAAGTACGAAAAACCACCAGCTCGACCTTGCCGCTATTTTTGACGCAGTGTCCGGCGTACATCGGCGCTGTCGAGGTGCTTATGCAGTGGTGGCAATGATCTCGGGTTATGGATTGCTCGCTTTTCGCGACCCTTACGGCATCCGTCCATTGGTGTTCGGCTCTGCTGAAACCGAGCATGGGATGGAATACCTGGTGGCGTCCGAAAGTGTGGCGCTCGATACATTAGGGTTTAAGCTGGTGCGCGATGTCGCCCCCGGCGAAGCAATTTTTATCGACGAGAACGGTAATTTCCACAATAAGCAATGTGCCGCCAATCCCACGCAGAATCCGTGTATTTTCGAGTATGTCTATATGGCGCGCCCGGATTCCGTCATGGATGGTATCTCAGTATATGAAACGCGTCTTAACATGGGCGAGAGCCTGGCTGACAAGATCGCCGCAACCATGCGTCATCTGGATATCGATGTGGTGATTCCGATCCCGGACTCCAGTCGCCCCAGTGCTTTGCAGCTCGCTAATCGCCTTGGCGTGAGCTTTCGCGAAGGTTTCGTAAAGAACCGCTATATCGGGCGTACTTTTATCATGCCGGGCCAGCAGCAGAGGCGCAAATCCGTTCGACAAAAACTCAATGCAATGAGTGTGGAATTTCGCGGTAAAAATGTACTGCTGGTAGACGATTCGATTGTGCGTGGCACCACCAGCCTCGAAATTGTGCAAATGGCGCAGGAGGCCGGCGCCCATAAGGTATTTTTTGCTTCGGCCGCGCCACCGGTGAGATTTCCCAACGTTTATGGAATTGATATGCCGACGCGCCGCGAGCTCATCGCTACCGGGCGGAATGAAGACGAGATCTGCCACGAGATCGGTGCCGACCACCTCGTTTATCAGGATCTCGATTCGCTCGTCAAAGATGTATGCCGCGTCAATCCATCGATTACGCATTATGAAACGTCCTGTTTCGATGGGCGCTACATCACCGGCGATGTTACGCCGGAGTATCTCGCTTTACTGGAGGCGCAGCGTGATGGCGGCGCGCCCTTGTCTCGCTCACGGTCCAGTACGCAGCTGGATTTGAACCTGGTGGCGATCGATTAA
- a CDS encoding O-succinylhomoserine sulfhydrylase, which produces MSDDFELETLALHTGIHRSQFNEHSEALYLTSSFVFDSAAQAAARFSGAESGNIYSRFTNPTVTAFEERLAALEGAEACVATSSGMSAILACVMGLLSAGDHVIASRSLFGATVSLFNNILKRFNIETTFVSATDVAAWEAAVKPTTKLMFIETPSNPLTEVSDIAALAHVAKKAGAWLAVDNCFCSPALQRPLDLGADLVVHSATKYLEGQGRVLGGAVLGKRDLVMEGGIFGFLRTAGPSLSPFNAWVILKGMETLKLRMDAHSANAMQIACWLEAQPGVARVHYPGLPSHPQHELARRQQKTGGGIVSFELKNGREAAWRVVDSVRLISITANLGDAKSTLTHPATTTHARISQESRDAAGITEGLLRIAVGLEAVKDIQADLARGLNA; this is translated from the coding sequence ATGTCTGATGATTTTGAGCTGGAAACCCTGGCGTTACACACCGGTATTCACCGTAGTCAATTCAATGAACACTCGGAGGCCTTGTACCTGACTTCGAGTTTTGTATTTGACAGCGCAGCCCAGGCTGCGGCGCGCTTTTCGGGTGCGGAATCCGGAAATATTTACTCGCGATTCACCAACCCCACGGTTACGGCTTTCGAAGAGCGGCTTGCCGCGCTTGAAGGCGCAGAAGCATGTGTTGCCACTTCTTCGGGGATGTCAGCCATACTTGCCTGCGTGATGGGGCTGCTCTCCGCCGGCGATCATGTCATCGCGTCGCGCAGTCTTTTCGGTGCAACCGTGAGTCTGTTCAATAATATCCTCAAGCGCTTCAATATCGAAACGACGTTTGTTTCCGCCACCGATGTCGCAGCCTGGGAAGCGGCGGTAAAACCCACCACAAAACTCATGTTTATCGAAACGCCGTCAAATCCGTTGACTGAAGTCTCGGACATCGCCGCACTCGCACACGTGGCAAAAAAAGCCGGCGCATGGCTTGCGGTCGATAATTGCTTTTGTTCGCCCGCGCTGCAGCGACCGCTGGATCTGGGCGCCGATCTTGTGGTTCACTCCGCCACCAAGTATCTCGAAGGGCAGGGTAGAGTTTTAGGTGGCGCCGTACTGGGGAAGCGCGACCTGGTGATGGAAGGCGGAATTTTTGGCTTTCTGCGTACCGCGGGGCCGAGTTTGAGCCCTTTCAACGCCTGGGTTATTTTAAAGGGAATGGAAACCCTGAAGCTGCGCATGGATGCGCATTCTGCAAATGCCATGCAGATCGCTTGCTGGCTGGAAGCGCAGCCCGGTGTGGCGCGGGTTCACTACCCGGGTTTGCCCTCACACCCCCAGCACGAGCTTGCCAGACGCCAACAGAAAACCGGTGGTGGAATCGTTTCATTCGAGTTGAAAAATGGAAGAGAAGCGGCATGGCGGGTAGTGGACTCCGTTCGATTGATTTCGATCACCGCCAACCTGGGGGATGCCAAGAGTACGCTCACCCATCCCGCCACCACCACTCATGCCCGTATCAGTCAGGAAAGTCGGGATGCCGCCGGGATCACCGAAGGTTTATTGCGCATCGCGGTGGGACTCGAAGCGGTAAAGGATATCCAGGCTGATCTTGCAAGAGGATTAAACGCATAA
- a CDS encoding CvpA family protein, whose translation MTIFDYCVLAILVVSILLSVIRGVVRESLSLAGWIVAFMVANSFSAGFAPMLPSGIAGETLRMLLAFAALFLSVLLAMSLIAMLVSALVKSVGLGFADRFFGSLFGFIRGLLVVLLVVLAAGFTALPQEPFWQKALLSKPLETAAMLVIPWLPPDLSTRINYVKLKRGQ comes from the coding sequence ATGACTATTTTCGATTACTGCGTTCTTGCCATACTTGTTGTATCCATTTTGCTGAGTGTGATACGAGGCGTGGTGCGCGAATCATTGTCGCTGGCGGGCTGGATCGTCGCATTCATGGTGGCAAACTCATTTTCAGCAGGGTTCGCGCCCATGCTGCCATCCGGTATCGCCGGCGAAACATTGCGTATGTTGCTGGCATTCGCTGCATTATTCCTGTCGGTGCTGCTGGCGATGAGCCTGATCGCCATGCTGGTCTCAGCGTTGGTAAAAAGTGTGGGATTGGGGTTTGCAGATCGTTTTTTTGGTTCGTTGTTCGGTTTTATACGAGGGTTGCTGGTAGTGTTATTGGTTGTGCTGGCAGCGGGATTCACTGCGCTGCCGCAAGAGCCGTTCTGGCAAAAGGCCTTGCTCAGCAAACCGCTGGAGACAGCGGCAATGTTGGTAATACCATGGTTGCCGCCAGATTTGTCCACGCGTATCAATTATGTGAAATTAAAGCGCGGACAGTGA
- a CDS encoding peptidylprolyl isomerase, with the protein MIKLHTNHGDITLELDSEKAPLTVQNFIDYVNSGFYDNTIFHRVIDDFMIQGGGFEPGMNQKQVRAPIQNEAANGLKNDKYTVAMARTSDVHSATAQFFINVKDNGFLNYTSPTSQGFGYCVFGKVVEGQDVVDRIKKVKTGTRNGHQDVPSEDVILLKAEVVENK; encoded by the coding sequence ATGATCAAACTCCACACCAATCACGGCGATATCACTCTCGAACTGGACAGCGAAAAGGCGCCGCTGACCGTTCAGAATTTTATAGACTATGTGAACAGCGGCTTTTATGACAATACGATATTCCATAGGGTGATCGACGATTTCATGATTCAGGGAGGCGGATTCGAACCGGGCATGAACCAGAAGCAGGTTCGCGCCCCGATTCAGAACGAGGCTGCCAACGGCCTCAAGAATGATAAATATACAGTTGCCATGGCACGCACATCCGACGTACATTCCGCTACAGCACAGTTTTTTATAAATGTCAAGGACAATGGTTTTCTTAATTACACGTCGCCTACTTCCCAGGGTTTCGGCTATTGCGTGTTTGGCAAGGTAGTGGAAGGCCAGGATGTGGTGGACAGGATCAAGAAGGTAAAGACAGGCACCCGAAATGGTCATCAGGATGTGCCATCGGAAGATGTGATATTGCTGAAAGCGGAAGTGGTTGAAAATAAGTAG
- a CDS encoding peptidylprolyl isomerase, whose amino-acid sequence MHIIKLLAAFSLLFSTTAHAANPQVEIKTNFGNIILELYPDKAPKTVDNFLRYVKDGHYKGTVFHRVIPGFMIQGGGFDKAFEQKPARQPIENEAANGLKNEIGTIAMARTSDPHSASAQFFINVANNGFLNYTAPTQQGYGYTVFGKVIQGMEVVNKIAGTPTGSGGPFPSDVPKKTVIIDEIKLVTEGPAAGTTLPGK is encoded by the coding sequence ATGCATATTATCAAGCTTCTTGCTGCTTTCTCGCTTCTGTTCAGCACGACTGCTCACGCAGCTAATCCCCAGGTTGAAATAAAGACCAATTTTGGTAATATAATATTGGAGCTTTACCCCGATAAGGCGCCTAAAACCGTAGATAATTTTCTGCGTTACGTGAAAGACGGTCACTATAAGGGCACTGTATTTCATCGTGTAATTCCCGGGTTCATGATTCAGGGCGGCGGATTCGACAAGGCCTTCGAGCAGAAACCGGCGAGACAGCCCATCGAGAATGAGGCGGCCAACGGCCTGAAAAATGAGATTGGAACGATTGCCATGGCCCGCACCTCGGACCCGCACTCGGCCTCTGCCCAATTCTTCATTAACGTAGCCAATAACGGGTTCCTCAATTACACTGCACCGACTCAGCAAGGCTATGGTTACACCGTGTTCGGCAAAGTTATCCAGGGGATGGAGGTGGTCAATAAGATTGCCGGTACGCCGACGGGCTCTGGAGGACCATTCCCAAGCGACGTACCTAAAAAAACAGTAATTATCGATGAAATCAAACTTGTCACAGAGGGGCCGGCTGCCGGCACCACTTTGCCTGGAAAATAA